One window of Brevibacillus choshinensis genomic DNA carries:
- a CDS encoding SMP-30/gluconolactonase/LRE family protein: MPNTQVRSVKSTEGVNRPKRSLRARICRWGLSLLAVLVLGILVFLLVPSPIKPAKWSAPTAPSFEEAGPWKQNNKLSSAQFVTDAPQFPEFITFDKEGQLYTGDSDGKIYKVPFDAEGNPQKAQLFADTKGTPNGLIFDAKGDLIVTDVKRGLLSINPSGSVEVLADQVDGKPIYLANELDIAKDGSIYFSDTSNYGSVTFKEIAENKPHGRLLKYDPKTKQTTVLLEGLYFANGVALSADEDFVLVAESYHYQLTRYWLKGPKKGTSDIFVDNLAGFPDNITRDDQGHFWIGIFTTRISFVDQMHSNPWLASTMAKLPESLLSGASAPAKRGLAMELSPQGELIGSWHDPEGKLYGVTTAVSHNGYLYIGTAPGGSKGVHRVFLTK; this comes from the coding sequence ATGCCTAATACACAAGTTCGATCCGTTAAATCTACTGAAGGCGTGAATCGTCCTAAACGTTCACTACGTGCTAGGATATGCAGATGGGGGCTATCGCTACTCGCGGTGCTCGTTCTAGGAATACTCGTTTTCTTGCTTGTACCTTCACCGATCAAACCGGCAAAATGGTCAGCACCGACGGCCCCCTCTTTTGAGGAAGCGGGTCCGTGGAAACAAAACAATAAACTCAGCTCGGCTCAGTTTGTGACTGATGCCCCTCAATTCCCTGAATTCATTACATTCGATAAAGAAGGTCAGCTATATACAGGAGATTCAGATGGGAAGATTTACAAGGTTCCTTTCGATGCAGAGGGAAATCCGCAAAAAGCCCAACTGTTTGCAGACACCAAAGGAACTCCTAATGGGCTTATATTCGATGCCAAAGGCGATTTGATCGTTACTGATGTCAAGAGGGGACTGCTGTCTATTAACCCATCCGGGAGCGTAGAGGTATTGGCTGATCAAGTGGACGGTAAGCCGATCTATCTAGCTAACGAGCTTGATATTGCCAAGGACGGCTCCATATATTTTTCTGATACTTCGAATTATGGTAGTGTGACCTTCAAAGAAATTGCCGAGAACAAGCCGCATGGACGTTTGCTGAAGTACGATCCAAAGACCAAGCAAACGACCGTCCTGTTAGAAGGCCTTTATTTTGCAAACGGAGTTGCCTTGTCTGCGGATGAAGATTTTGTGCTTGTGGCGGAATCGTATCATTATCAATTGACCAGATACTGGCTTAAAGGACCGAAGAAGGGTACATCTGATATTTTCGTAGACAATCTCGCAGGTTTTCCAGACAACATTACGCGTGATGATCAAGGTCATTTCTGGATCGGTATCTTCACGACTCGCATTTCTTTTGTAGATCAGATGCATAGCAACCCTTGGTTAGCCAGTACCATGGCCAAATTGCCGGAGTCGCTGCTTAGCGGCGCAAGCGCACCGGCGAAGCGTGGGCTTGCTATGGAGCTCAGCCCGCAGGGAGAGCTTATCGGAAGCTGGCATGATCCGGAAGGCAAACTGTATGGCGTAACAACGGCTGTAAGCCATAACGGATATTTATATATAGGAACGGCACCGGGAGGCAGCAAGGGTGTTCATCGCGTGTTTTTAACAAAATAA
- a CDS encoding SDR family oxidoreductase: protein MALVTGASSGIGASIARKLAKRGAHVTVVARRRDRLDELVQELHKEGLYEVMAVPADIQKAEEVQHVVNKTINRWGRLDIIVANAGFGYRSPLVEVDLERWEELYRTNVHGLMLTLHYGLPPMLGHGKGDVIIISSIAGKEVIAGGGPYSATKYGVNAIASALRLEIIDQGIRVTTIQPGAVATEFSQVAGYSEDEIRAFSSKVLPLHPDDVAEAALYALEQPEHVNIPELTIMPSKQTKRFK from the coding sequence GTGGCCTTGGTGACAGGCGCTAGCAGTGGCATCGGGGCATCGATCGCCAGGAAACTGGCAAAGCGCGGCGCTCATGTGACAGTCGTGGCACGTCGACGGGATCGATTGGATGAGCTGGTTCAGGAATTGCATAAAGAGGGATTGTACGAGGTTATGGCAGTACCTGCTGATATTCAAAAGGCTGAAGAAGTACAGCATGTGGTCAATAAAACGATTAACCGCTGGGGCCGTCTTGATATTATAGTCGCCAATGCCGGATTCGGGTATCGAAGTCCTTTGGTAGAAGTGGATCTGGAAAGATGGGAGGAGCTGTACAGGACGAATGTACACGGTCTTATGTTGACGCTGCACTACGGGCTTCCGCCGATGCTAGGTCATGGCAAGGGAGATGTCATCATCATCTCCTCCATTGCCGGCAAGGAAGTGATTGCCGGAGGAGGTCCATACAGCGCTACCAAATACGGTGTTAACGCCATAGCGTCTGCGTTACGTTTGGAGATAATCGATCAGGGGATTCGCGTTACGACGATTCAACCCGGGGCGGTGGCAACGGAATTTTCTCAGGTGGCCGGGTATTCCGAGGATGAAATTCGCGCGTTTTCTTCGAAAGTCCTGCCGTTACATCCCGATGACGTTGCAGAGGCGGCGCTCTATGCACTGGAGCAACCTGAGCATGTCAACATTCCAGAACTGACCATTATGCCTTCAAAGCAAACCAAGCGGTTCAAATAA